In Aedes albopictus strain Foshan chromosome 3, AalbF5, whole genome shotgun sequence, the following are encoded in one genomic region:
- the LOC109408723 gene encoding protein LTO1 homolog, translated as MINEPTPGTEVDINDVFDDLLLVEERLSDESYQRGLEAGAKQGNVDAYHFGYHRGAEIGAELGFYYGVVCAQEGCFVEGAEPSKAEVLLKELKKEIEEFPTYNDLEVDLLERLLKLRNKYKKLCVLLKISAKYTKPNELSF; from the exons ATGATTAATG AACCCACCCCCGGCACCGAGGTTGACATCAACGACGTGTTCGATGATCTGCTGCTAGTAGAGGAACGTCTATCGGACGAGAGTTATCAGCGAGGGTTGGAAGCCGGTGCCAAACAGGGGAACGTGGACGCCTATCACTTTGGGTACCACCGGGGAGCGGAGATTGGTGCAGAGCTGGGATTTTACTACGGTGTTGTTTGCGCTCAGGAGGGGTGTTTCGTTGAGGGAGCAGAACCAAGCAAGGCGGAAGTTTTGCTGAAAGAGCTGAAGAAGGAGATTGAGGAATTCCCGACCTACAACGATCTGGAAGTGGATCTGCTGGAACGGCTGCTAAAGCTGCGGAACAAGTACAAGAAGTTGTGTGTGCTGTTGAAGATTTCCGCCAAGTACACGAAACCGAATGAGCTTTCGTTTTAA
- the LOC134289457 gene encoding uncharacterized protein K02A2.6-like, whose amino-acid sequence MDKWNIPPFHFKALPKSQIRDAWKRYRKNFEYVQLANREANKVRLKHIFLALAGPEVQEVYESIPGADVEPAVGIDPLEVALNKLDEFFAAKYHDAFERNVFWTLKRETEEPLEKFLFRVMDTANNCNFGATNQESREIGIIDKMILFSPPELKEKLLAEERLTLESLTKIVQSYGSLKYQVSQFSAAGFHTKDMARPETSQEVNKIQTRAPVGECFRCGRTGHFGYDVNCPAKNQKCNKCGKLGHFAKRCKTPNITRQQKRKAEAPEGRNSRMRMVRTIEHSDAAITGADTIKPPESFIYNIGNGEEFLWVKLGGIPVQMLIDSGCQKNILDDKTWRKLLHEGISVSNLRGSDDSFRPYGESSNPLVVCGMFESTISIMEDSRQLQKTATFYVIDGGTQPLLGRTTAIDMGVLILGLPSTQPAEVNQLWKEEKHPFPKIAGIKLKISIDDRVVPVIQHARRPPIALLGRVEEKLASLEKMDIIESVTEFSPWVSPLVVIVKDNGDLRLCVDMRQANRAIQRESYMMPTFEDFLPQLSEARFFSRLDIKDAFHQLELDESSRHITTFITHKGLFRYKRLMFGMSCSRTFSTST is encoded by the exons ATGGATAAGTGGAATATCCCCCCATTTCATTTCAAGGCACTGCCGAAAAGTCAGATTCGCGATGCTTGGAAACGTTACAGGAAGAATTTTGAATACGTGCAGTTGGCGAATCGAGAAGCGAATAAAGTTAGACTGAAGCACATCTTCCTGGCTCTTGCGGGACCGGAAGTCCAAGAGGTGTATGAGTCGATCCCGGGAGCAGATGTCGAACCAGCTGTCGGCATTGACCCACTCGAGGTTGCTTTGAACAAACTGGATGAGTTTTTTGCTGCAAAATACCATGACGCTTTTGAACGAAACGTATTCTGGACCCTGAAACGTGAAACCGAAGAGCCCCTAGAAAAGTTCCTTTTCCGGGTGATGGACACTGCCAATAATTGCAATTTCGGGGCTACCAATCAGGAAAGTCGTGAAATTGGCATTATCGACAAGATGATTCTATTTTCGCCACCCGAGCTAAAAGAGAAGTTGCTCGCCGAGGAGCGGCTCACGTTAGAAAGTCTGACGAAGATCGTTCAGTCATACGGATCGTTGAAATACCAAGTGAGCCAATTTTCTGCTGCTGGATTTCACACTAAAGACATGGCAAGACCGGAAACAAGTCAAGAGGTGAACAAAATCCAAACGCGTGCTCCGGTAGGCGAATGTTTTCGATGCGGACGGACCGGACATTTCGGATACGACGTAAATTGTCCGGCCAAGAATCAAAAATGCAACAAATGCgggaaacttggccattttgcgAAGCGTTGCAAAACTCCTAATATAACTCGGCAGCAGAAGCGGAAAGCTGAAGCTCCAgaaggaagaaattctagaatgaGGATG GTTAGAACAATCGAACATTCCGACGCCGCTATCACCGGTGCAGACACAATTAAGCCTCCGGAAAGCTTCATCTATAACATCGGAAATGGTGAGGAGTTTCTTTGGGTCAAGTTAGGAGGGATTCCAGTTCAAATGCTGATTGACTCCGGCTGCCAAAAGAACATCTTAGATGACAAGACGTGGCGAAAGCTGTTACATGAAGGAATATCGGTCAGCAACTTACGTGGATCCGACGACTCATTTCGGCCCTACGGCGAAAGCTCAAACCCTCTAGTGGTATGTGGAATGTTTGAAAGCACCATTTCGATTATGGAAGACTCGCGGCAGTTGCAGAAAACTGCCACATTCTACGTTATCGATGGTGGAACTCAGCCGTTACTGGGAAGAACAACAGCCATCGACATGGGAGTGTTGATCCTTGGGCTCCCCAGCACACAACCAGCGGAAGTGAATCAACTATGGAAAGAAGAGAAGCACCCATTTCCGAAAATCGCAggtataaaattgaaaatttctaTTGATGATAGAGTTGTACCAGTGATTCAGCACGCACGTCGTCCACCCATTGCTTTGTTGGGTCGAGTTGAGGAAAAACTGGCCAGTCTGGAAAAGATGGACATCATCGAATCGGTGACGGAATTCAGCCCATGGGTATCTCCGCTTGTCGTCATAGTGAAGGATAATGGCGATTTGCGATTGTGCGTGGATATGCGCCAAGCTAACCGCGCAATCCAACGGGAAAGTTATATGATGCCAACTTTCGAAGACTTTCTTCCACAGTTAAGCGAAGCTCGATTCTTCAGCCGCCTCGATATCAAAGACGCATTCCACCAATTGGAGCTTGACGAATCGTCACGTCACATTACAACGTTTATTACTCACAAAGGATTGTTTCGGTATAAACGTTTAATGTTCGGGATGTCGTGCTCCCGAACTTTTTCAACGAGTACTTGa
- the LOC109428930 gene encoding probable methyltransferase-like protein 25 yields the protein MEAVRGHLERLVEVLKPQMEFLNCHMVDYLVKDHWKTYIPANVRKEMNGMPDLLETKEVFWNQFDSKYEGASKFPSLVSHIEKMKSYRLDRMTDVTMTVDQLRTAFDASLKETRLQIPELMSVKKRHEVEIASAVVASLCTVVAGKNSGNDLGQVAVIDAGDGKGYLSSRVALEHGIKVLGIDSNEGHTASAEKRRDKLKKKVPKAVKKLELPSDDYFNNLLENDPSAQPNYKTTTKLIDFDTNLIEMVREQFPDSQASQFCLAGLHTCGNLGPNCLRLFHQNPHIQALCNVGCCYHLLIEEFVVDRFYNADKVKDNPGFGFPMSQFLREKSFHLGRNSRNLAAESIERSCFNRENPSDKLGYRAMLEIMLLQLGAEADKQVGKLKCSDFVDYVRKALRRLNVDDSGISEQFLKDLENKFQVELEQLKVFYLYRMTFAPVLEGVILLDRLLFLKECGYDNSFLVKLFDPVVSPRCYSILAFK from the exons ATGGAAGCGGTGCGAGGTCATTTGGAGCGATTGGTGGAGGTTTTGAAACCGCAGATGGAGTTTTTAAACTGCCACATGGTGGATTATTTGGTTAAGGACCACTGGAAGACGTATATTCCAGCAAACGTGCGGAAGGAGATGAATGGAATGCCAGACTTGCTGGAGACTAAAGAGGTCTTCTGGAATCAATTCGACTCGAAATATGAAGGTGCCTCGAAGTTTCCCTCGTTAGTCAGCCACATAGAGAAGATGAAATCCTATCGACTGGACAGAATGACCGACGTAACGATGACGGTGGACCAACTGCGAACGGCATTCGATGCATCCTTGAAGGAGACTCGCCTCCAAATACCGGAGCTGATGAGCGTTAAGAAACGGCACGAGGTGGAAATTGCTTCGGCAGTTGTAGCGTCGCTTTGTACGGTGGTGGCCGGCAAAAACTCCGGCAACGATCTTGGGCAGGTGGCGGTCATCGATGCCGGCGATGGAAAAGGGTACCTCTCGTCGAGGGTGGCGCTGGAGCATGGCATTAAGGTGCTGGGGATTGATTCCAACGAGGGGCACACGGCAAGTGCCGAAAAGCGCAGAGATAAGTTGAAG AAAAAGGTGCCTAAGGCAGTTAAAAAGCTAGAACTCCCAAGCGACGATTACTTCAACAATTTACTGGAAAATGATCCCAGCGCACAACCAAACTACAAAACCACCACCAAACTGATCGACTTCGACACCAATCTGATCGAGATGGTCCGCGAGCAATTCCCAGACTCCCAAGCGAGCCAGTTCTGTTTGGCGGGACTGCATACCTGTGGCAACCTGGGACCGAACTGCTTGCGCCTGTTTCACCAGAACCCACACATCCAGGCGCTGTGCAACGTGGGCTGCTGTTATCATCTGCTGATCGAGGAGTTCGTGGTGGATCGGTTCTACAACGCGGACAAGGTGAAGGACAACCCGGGATTTGGATTTCCGATGAGTCAATTCCTGCGGGAGAAGAGTTTCCATTTGGgtcggaattccaggaatttGGCTGCGGAGTCCATTGAGAGGTCTTGTTTCAATCGGGAGAATCCAAGCGACAAGTTGGGTTATAGAGCCATGCTGGAAATTATGCTGCTGCAGTTGGGAGCCGAAGCGGACAAACAGGTAGGTAAGCTGAAATGTTCGGATTTCGTGGATTATGTGAGGAAAGCGCTGCGAAGGTTGAACGTTGACGACTCAGGGATTTCGGAGCAGTTTCTTAAAGATTTAGAAAACAAATTTCAAGTGGAGCTGGAACAGTTGAAAGTATTCTATTTGTATCGAATGACGTTTGCTCCCGTTTTGGAGGGGGTAATTCTGTTAGACCGCCTTCTTTTCCTCAAAGAATGTGGGTACGATAATAGTTTCCTGGTGAAGCTATTCGATCCGGTTGTATCACCACGTTGTTACTCTATTTTAGCGTTTAAATAA